From the genome of Niabella agricola, one region includes:
- a CDS encoding GspE/PulE family protein, which yields MLTTSNIATLITPELAWKYHTAFAGFENGVLLLWADAGATETELRLHKEELEWITGHPVRFEKLDSALLTQKISEIYAKKDTADQRGQHNFYTGHPDHFLNDLIAEAKSLKSSDIHIETYENDCRVRIRVDGLLVLRYLIEKKQYPALINKIKISANLDIAEKRLPQDGRIFFQKGNDKFDIRVSIVPTLHGEKVVLRLLSNDATDIRLETLGFSENDLNNYLEGLKKPYGIVLISGPTGSGKTTTLYATLKLLNLSTKNILTIEDPIEYTLKGINQVQVKENIGLSFAVALRTFLRQDPDVIMLGEIRDAETANMAIRAALTGHLVLSTIHTNSAWGTVSRLIDMNIPSFLIANTLNTSVAQRLVRLLCPDCKREESFLPSFFPKNYRPPQALHRHWIPVGCPHCFNTGYRKRKAIYEVIPVDGELADEIKKGSSRVDELLKEKQIKTLADNAFELLKAGETSLEEVYPMLLN from the coding sequence ATGCTTACCACCTCAAACATAGCAACGCTGATCACGCCGGAGCTGGCCTGGAAATACCATACGGCATTTGCGGGTTTCGAAAACGGTGTGCTATTGCTGTGGGCGGATGCGGGGGCAACGGAAACGGAGTTAAGGCTGCATAAGGAGGAACTGGAATGGATCACGGGTCATCCGGTGCGGTTTGAAAAGCTGGACAGTGCCTTGCTGACTCAAAAGATCAGCGAAATCTATGCAAAAAAAGATACGGCCGACCAGCGGGGACAGCATAATTTTTATACCGGTCACCCGGATCATTTTTTAAACGACCTGATCGCGGAGGCTAAAAGCCTGAAGAGCAGTGATATTCATATTGAAACCTACGAGAACGACTGCCGGGTGCGCATCCGGGTGGATGGCTTGCTGGTGCTGCGTTACCTGATCGAAAAGAAGCAATACCCCGCGCTCATCAATAAGATAAAGATCAGCGCCAACCTGGATATTGCCGAAAAACGGCTGCCCCAGGACGGACGGATTTTTTTCCAGAAAGGCAATGATAAATTTGATATCCGGGTATCTATCGTACCAACCCTGCACGGAGAAAAAGTAGTATTGCGGTTGCTCAGCAATGATGCCACCGATATCCGGCTGGAAACCCTGGGTTTTTCGGAAAATGATTTAAATAACTACCTGGAAGGGTTGAAAAAGCCCTATGGCATCGTGCTGATCAGTGGGCCCACGGGGTCGGGGAAAACCACCACGCTGTATGCCACGCTGAAGCTGCTGAACCTTTCTACAAAAAATATCCTGACCATCGAAGATCCCATCGAGTATACCTTAAAGGGGATCAACCAGGTGCAGGTCAAAGAAAATATCGGGCTGAGCTTTGCCGTGGCACTGCGTACTTTCCTGCGGCAGGACCCGGATGTGATTATGCTGGGAGAGATCCGGGATGCAGAAACCGCCAATATGGCGATACGGGCGGCACTCACGGGGCACCTGGTGCTTTCCACCATTCATACCAATTCGGCCTGGGGTACGGTGTCGCGCCTCATCGATATGAATATCCCGTCCTTTTTGATCGCCAATACGCTGAATACCTCGGTGGCACAGCGGTTGGTGCGTCTGCTTTGTCCAGATTGCAAACGGGAAGAGTCCTTTTTACCCTCTTTCTTCCCGAAAAATTACCGGCCGCCGCAGGCATTGCACCGGCATTGGATACCGGTGGGTTGCCCGCATTGTTTTAATACCGGCTACCGGAAGCGGAAGGCGATCTATGAGGTAATACCCGTGGACGGGGAGCTGGCAGACGAAATAAAAAAGGGAAGTTCCCGGGTGGATGAACTTTTAAAGGAGAAACAGATAAAAACATTGGCCGATAATGCTTTTGAATTACTGAAAGCCGGGGAAACTTCGCTGGAAGAGGTGTACCCGATGTTGCTGAACTAG
- a CDS encoding type II secretion system protein GspD: MRKFYIRIVFFIGCCMHLTAMAQQDRLMQLRNILTTLSMDLPGLNQSIQMDVADISIADFMRGLAQSYKLNINIAPEVNKKMTNHFSNTLVRDVLVFIADQYSLAYDFQGTIINVRNYRDPKLDLPPPPKVIKADYNTATKLLSLDLSNDTLYDVTKKITQLTGVNIAVMPASINKLVSGYVKDLPVGEALGKIAVSNRIKMTSSGGDNFILDALQEDEEYVLKNTRPATDGYTIARKTGGGDKNAPGRMSIDASQVGDERLLNVSAVNTPLKELVKNLSAQAGVPYFIYAELNGNVTAEAHNLRYAEVLQKILLGTPYSFSQQDGIYMIGEKNFEGIRAQRLIQLHHRSVDSLVHFLPDDLKKDISVKEFKELNAFLATGPEPQLNKVEQLVKQLDRKVPLITIEVIIMDINKGSVVKAGLKAGISDSMRTGGNLLGGGLDFTLGSRSINNIIDKIGLNNVFNLGHVTPNFYLQLQAIENRQNVEMRQTPKLSTLNGHAASLSIGNTRYYEISTQNTLGSLNPTIVSTKQFNSVEANLELKITPFVSADEDVTLNMEMDISNFTADTKINEPPPTATSKFKSIIRVKNDDMVLLGGIERTEKGDSYDGIPLLGRIPVLKWLFSSRNRKNVKVVSVVFIKPTIVYN; encoded by the coding sequence ATGAGGAAATTTTATATAAGGATTGTATTTTTTATCGGTTGCTGCATGCACCTGACGGCAATGGCCCAGCAAGACCGGCTGATGCAGCTGCGCAATATCCTCACCACGCTGTCCATGGACCTGCCGGGACTGAACCAGTCCATCCAGATGGATGTAGCGGATATTTCAATTGCCGATTTTATGCGGGGACTGGCGCAGTCCTACAAGCTCAATATTAATATTGCGCCGGAGGTAAATAAAAAAATGACCAATCATTTTTCCAATACCCTGGTACGCGATGTGCTGGTTTTTATTGCAGACCAGTACAGCCTGGCTTACGATTTCCAGGGAACGATCATTAATGTACGGAATTACCGGGATCCGAAACTCGATCTGCCGCCACCGCCCAAAGTCATCAAAGCCGATTATAATACCGCCACCAAATTGCTTTCCCTGGATCTTTCCAATGATACTCTCTATGATGTAACCAAAAAGATCACGCAGTTAACCGGGGTAAATATTGCGGTAATGCCGGCCTCTATCAACAAGCTGGTATCCGGCTATGTAAAAGACTTGCCGGTGGGGGAGGCACTGGGGAAGATCGCCGTATCCAACCGGATTAAAATGACCTCCAGCGGTGGGGATAACTTTATCCTGGATGCCCTGCAGGAGGACGAGGAATATGTACTTAAAAACACCCGGCCCGCAACGGATGGCTACACCATTGCCCGTAAAACCGGCGGCGGGGATAAGAATGCCCCCGGCCGGATGTCGATCGATGCCAGCCAGGTAGGCGATGAACGGCTGCTGAATGTAAGCGCGGTAAACACGCCGTTGAAAGAGCTGGTGAAAAACCTTTCGGCCCAGGCCGGTGTACCCTATTTTATCTATGCAGAGCTAAACGGCAATGTAACGGCAGAGGCCCATAACCTGCGGTATGCAGAGGTGTTGCAAAAGATCCTGCTGGGAACCCCATATTCCTTCTCGCAACAGGATGGCATTTACATGATCGGCGAAAAGAATTTTGAAGGCATCCGCGCGCAACGCCTGATCCAGCTGCACCACCGTTCGGTAGATTCCCTGGTGCATTTCCTGCCGGATGATCTGAAGAAGGATATCTCCGTAAAAGAGTTTAAAGAACTGAATGCCTTCCTGGCTACAGGTCCGGAGCCCCAGCTCAATAAAGTAGAGCAGCTGGTCAAACAGCTGGATCGCAAAGTGCCGCTGATCACCATCGAAGTGATCATTATGGATATCAATAAAGGATCGGTGGTTAAGGCCGGACTAAAAGCAGGTATTTCCGATAGTATGCGTACCGGCGGCAATTTACTGGGTGGCGGCCTGGATTTTACCCTGGGATCAAGATCGATCAATAATATCATCGATAAGATCGGGTTGAACAATGTGTTCAACCTGGGGCATGTAACGCCCAATTTTTACCTGCAGTTGCAGGCCATCGAAAACCGGCAGAACGTGGAAATGCGGCAGACGCCCAAGCTTTCCACGCTCAACGGGCACGCGGCTTCGCTGAGTATTGGCAACACCCGGTATTATGAAATATCCACACAGAACACATTGGGATCATTGAACCCTACGATTGTTTCCACCAAACAGTTCAACTCCGTAGAAGCCAACCTGGAACTGAAGATCACGCCCTTTGTGTCGGCCGATGAGGATGTGACCCTGAATATGGAAATGGATATTTCCAACTTTACGGCGGATACCAAGATCAACGAGCCACCGCCCACCGCCACGAGCAAATTCAAATCCATCATCCGGGTAAAAAATGATGATATGGTGCTGCTGGGTGGCATTGAACGCACCGAAAAGGGGGATAGCTATGATGGCATCCCGCTGCTGGGAAGAATCCCGGTGTTGAAATGGCTGTTCAGTTCGCGCAATCGTAAAAATGTGAAAGTTGTATCCGTAGTATTTATTAAACCCACCATTGTTTATAATTAA